From Antechinus flavipes isolate AdamAnt ecotype Samford, QLD, Australia chromosome 1, AdamAnt_v2, whole genome shotgun sequence:
aaagttattttttaaaaataaataaataaataaatcaacagGCATTGGGTAAGTATTAATCATGGACTAGACTCTGCAAAGACTTAAATGAAActatctctgccctcaaaaaaacttacattctattaggtgaataatatatatacatatacagatgcAGAGTTCCCTGTTATACCAAGATATAAGTAATTGGTaccaaaaaaaagtcaattttaagTGAATTCTCTCGAAATGAGGACCAACATTTCATAACAAATGATATAAGAGTTAATTGGAAATTTATcttgaaatatgaaatgaaaaattatgaaaataagtttattttatcttatatttagcAAAATTAAGGTTATAATTGAAACTATGCTCTAATCCTTAGATTGAACTAAGTGTTAATTGAGGGGTTGAAGGGGAGGTTGGCATAATTTTCTGGCAAAAATTATATTACAGCACACATTCCTACATATGACTTAGAAAGAtgattatttttggaaaaaatacattttaggaTTTCATCAATTTTCCCAAGGGCTCTTCTTAATTCTTTGATATGCAAATTGTTCTCTTTTGAAGTGCCTAAGTATAATCAGTCCAGTGGAAGGAGTAATAGGGGCGAGGGGATTGGCTGGGGTAGACATTTCTGTTTAGGGGGaagaatgcttgaatgaggactCCCTTAGAAAAAACGGtcaattcatttgcaaatatttttcatgttttgtttcCTGAGAGTTGAAGTGGAAGGAGATCACAGAGTCTGAGGTCATATTTCTTGTAGGGTTAAGATCAGAATGAAATCACCCGCCTACTTGTAGCCCAAGGTTCTCCAGAAATCACCAAGGGATTTGGGAATTTCTACAAAAACTATCTAGCACTCAGCCCTTCCTTCTGAGCCAGGAAAAACTCAAGTTCACCCCAAACACTTATTTAACacagtcatttaattttcactGTCCCTGGGTCAGTTGGGCTTAGATTTGTACAGGACGAGGAGTTTCCTTCACAGATCCAGACcaagataaaacacaaactaaGAAGTGTAAGATGACTTGGAGAATTGATATTTTGATAAGGACCCCTTTGCAAtagaaaatgcaaatatatactaATACAGAATATATACTAATACATACTAAGTAAGTTACTGAGGAATGCATTTCAATCCCACAATAAAGTCTGTTCAAAGATAGTGGTTAGAATGTCAATATAAGAAACCATTTGGGTTGGAATATGGCAGCCACCAAGGGGAGTCAAGTACAATAAGCAGGGATGGTATGGTAGAAAAGGATCCATACTAAGAACCAAAAGTCCTGAGTTCTGCTTCTGGCTTAACCATTAACTGTGTGGCTCTGCACATCTTACTGAACCTTCCTGGACCACTATTTTCCCCTTCGTGATTCCTTTAggtctggtttaaaaaaaaattactgtggtAATGGCAtgccatgcctcagtttccctgaattgttctgcatCAGTTTCCCCCGATGACAGGACCCCCCCCTTCCTTGCCCCATTGGGATTGAGAGAATAGGGGCCTCTGACCACTCTCACATtccaaagaatcataaaactcCGGATGGCTTATTTGAAATGCTTGGTTATCTCCTGCCTCACACTCCTGTCTTCTGCTCAGCCATCTTCTTGACTCCCACCTGTCAGAATTAAGTTATGGTCCTTTCCTGGAATTTCCCCtcaccccttgcctttgtttccctgatagctggagcCCTGTAAAAAGTCTCTGCAATTCCTTGCTGGtggctggatgctttgagacaagagtccagTCCAGCCGGCTGGCTATGGCTAGTCCAaactctccactattaaaatattaaaaacccgaATCTctgctttgcctcagtttctccagcattacaggcGGAGTGCTAGAGGTTTTGGTAGGAAGGAAGGCTTTGTGGCTGTTGAAGGTGCCAGGCTCAGAGCACAAGGAGAGAACTGAAGGGACCCTGTGTCTTACAGACAGAGGATGTGGCCCCGGGGTATTTCCCCCAGCTAGTAAGTGGTGGAGAGAAGGGTTAGTCCATAAATCCAGGCTCACTCGTGCCATACTCATGtcatctcccccttttctttcagGAGCCCAGCAACCAGGCATGCCATATTACACGGACCCCGGAGGAGCTGTGATGAACCCCATGGCGATGGCTTTCCACGTGCAGCCCAACTCCCCCCAAGGCACTCCCGTTTACCCGCCCCCACCATCCTACTGCAATACCCCACCTCCCCCCTATGAACAGGTGGTGAAGTCCTCCAAGTAGTGGCGATGGAAGGTCAGGAGATTCGACGCTATAGGAGGAAGGCAGCATGGGGGAGTCCTTGGGAGCCGGGGGAGGGGGCCTCTAGTCCTTCTGCCCTCCCCGTCCCATCAATGTTAGTCTCGAGGAATGATCTTATGGGCTGCCTGTGGGTCCGTTTCCCTTTGATGTCTTCAAAGCAAGCACAATGTCCCTTCCGAGGGTTTTATGGAGACCTCTCTTTTAAAGTCGCATTGTGTGTGTTCGTGTTTCctgtttatttattgtttctctttgtttcccGGGCTGAGTGTGGTGGCTGTTTGGGGGTCTGTCGGAGCCCCTGCTCTTGGGGCGGCCCCACTCGGTTGTCCGGGGGAGGAGGAAGCCCAGAATTAAAGGGAAAGCTAGCCCCGGTGTGGGAGGGTCTGGGAGGGGGGGCGGGTCTCGATTTTAAAGGTAGCGAGGAAACAACTAAAAAGAAGGGGCCGGCATTTCCATGACAAGCTTTGTTCTGCTGGACAGAAAGATGCCCGGCCCCAGGGACGCTCAGGTTCCCCTCGGCTCTGCCTTTGGCCCATCCTCGGGGGGAAGAGATGAGATGTGTTCGTGCTTTTTCTTACGAgagcaggaagaggaagaggaggacgtCCATCGCTTCACCTACATTAACCCCCCAAACATTTCATTCTAGAAGTGGAAGGAGACTACAGAGCCTGAGGTCATTTTTCATGTAGGGTCGAGATCAGAATGAAATCAGCCGCCCGCTCGTAGCCCGAGGTTCTCCAGAAATCACTGAGGGATTTGGGAATCCCTACAAAAGCGTCTCTAGCGCTCAGCCACGGGCGCAAAAAATGTCTTTGGGAAACCAGCTTCCCTTCACCTAGGGCGAATTAGACTGTTTCCTTGTGATGATACAACGCGACCTTGTAGCCCTTCCCTAGGACTCCGgattggagggagagggagatctCTTCAGACTAATCTTGTGTCGCTATCCCATGCCCCGTCCCTGTGCCCAAAGCTCCCCCTGTTTCCATCTTGGAGGCGTTGCTGTTCTCTGATTGGCCTTTGGGTAGAAACTGATCATCTGCTAACTGATCACTTTCGGGTTCAGAGGCAATTAATAAAGGGTATTCTCTGAAATTGTAAAAAATGACCccctaatgtttttaaaaatgatttttattgatagcttttgcttttatatcacctacatttcccaataacctctcccccccccccccacaagagctatcctttataacaaagaatagaaggaaaactaACCAACATTGAAAaaagtctggttttttttttatgtagtaTTCCACACTCCGTCTGCCATTTCTGCAAAGAAGTGGGTCCCATAGTGTTTTATATGGCTTTTGAAAGCAAATAATCAAATTCCACAAGGTAGGAACATTTCTTGAGAAAACTCCCATCTCTGTCTTGTCATTGCTAATCTTGAGCGAACTCTAACTGAGGGCcaaacatttctatttcttacaTTAATTTTCCTGGGAGCCTGTGACCACCCTATCATCACAACTCTGGCCCCCAAGTATGAACAGTCAATCAGCCATGCAGAGACCCACCTAGGAGTCTTGGAGA
This genomic window contains:
- the VOPP1 gene encoding vesicular, overexpressed in cancer, prosurvival protein 1 isoform X2 → MSLPGFWISYAPLLERFLLMMGVLFCCGAGFFIRRRMYPPPLVEEPTFNVSYTRQPTNPAAGAQQPGMPYYTDPGGAVMNPMAMAFHVQPNSPQGTPVYPPPPSYCNTPPPPYEQVVKSSK